A stretch of the Bacillus anthracis str. Vollum genome encodes the following:
- a CDS encoding ECF-type riboflavin transporter substrate-binding protein, producing MNRLSTKLVVAIGIGSALYGILGLWGFSIAPNTFIKPALAILTVFGALFGPVAGLLIGLIGHTVTDTIAGWSIWWGWVISSGIIGFTMGFIQKRVGFSVKNGTYNKGDISYLAITGLIGIVIAIIFAGAFDIIVMGEPFDKIVIQVLGATIADVIVFLVLGLPITIGLAKSNKKHTHLKIEK from the coding sequence ATGAACAGATTATCAACAAAATTAGTAGTAGCAATCGGAATTGGATCAGCATTATACGGGATATTAGGACTTTGGGGATTTTCTATTGCTCCAAATACATTTATTAAACCTGCATTAGCTATTTTAACCGTTTTTGGAGCGTTATTTGGTCCAGTAGCAGGACTGTTAATAGGACTTATCGGTCATACCGTAACAGACACAATCGCTGGCTGGAGTATTTGGTGGGGATGGGTTATTAGTTCAGGCATTATTGGCTTTACAATGGGGTTCATTCAAAAAAGAGTTGGCTTTAGTGTGAAAAACGGGACATATAATAAGGGAGATATTTCTTATTTAGCCATTACTGGCTTAATTGGAATTGTCATTGCTATTATATTTGCTGGGGCATTCGATATTATTGTGATGGGAGAACCGTTTGATAAAATTGTTATACAAGTGTTAGGTGCAACAATTGCTGACGTTATTGTATTTTTAGTTCTTGGATTGCCAATTACAATAGGCCTAGCTAAATCGAATAAGAAACATACACATTTAAAAATTGAAAAGTAG
- a CDS encoding ABC transporter ATP-binding protein: MQPIISFEQFNFQYKHAAQPTVKDITFHIYPGEKVLIAGRSGSGKSTLAHCMNGLIPFSYEGISTGNILIAGKDPRKKSVFELSKHVGTILQDQDAQFIGLTVEEDVAFYLENECVNQDEMKKIVSESLKKVGMHTFHKQSPHELSGGQKQTVSLAGLLTTNAPMLLFDEPLANLDPASSLHTIELIKNIHKQYNKTIVIIEHRIEEMLNLDLDKIILIDEGEIVAIDTPERILASNILPSIGLREPMYIEGLKRLHFDSNNDVIYPLENLHKESISGVIKEWMEKKAFCKDTPTKKELLKVENLSFSYPNKQKALENVNLSIYEGEIVALLGHNGAGKSTLAHSLIGINKTKNSRILIDGVNINSWSIRKRGEIISYVMQNPNHMITQSTVIEEVSFTLKLKKVSKEEIKFRAEEALKICGLYPFRNWPIQALSYGQKKRLTIASVLTANPKLIILDEPTAGQDYYHYKQFMSFIRKLAKKGISFIFITHDMNLALEYADRAIVLHEGRIIANHTASIVLGHPATLQRANLKESSLFKLVKFSGIANPGKFMELYFDDIRREEGV, translated from the coding sequence ATGCAACCAATTATTTCTTTTGAACAATTCAACTTTCAATATAAGCATGCAGCGCAGCCCACTGTTAAAGACATTACATTTCATATATATCCTGGGGAAAAAGTGCTAATTGCTGGACGAAGTGGTTCAGGGAAATCAACGTTAGCTCATTGTATGAATGGGCTAATCCCATTTTCTTATGAAGGGATTAGTACTGGTAATATTTTAATTGCTGGAAAAGACCCGAGGAAAAAGAGTGTTTTTGAACTGAGTAAACATGTAGGCACAATTTTGCAAGATCAAGATGCACAATTTATTGGTCTTACAGTAGAAGAAGATGTAGCCTTTTATTTAGAAAATGAATGTGTAAATCAGGATGAAATGAAAAAGATTGTCTCGGAGTCATTAAAAAAGGTAGGGATGCATACTTTTCATAAACAAAGTCCGCATGAATTATCTGGAGGGCAAAAACAAACTGTTTCTTTAGCGGGTTTGTTAACAACAAATGCTCCTATGTTATTGTTCGATGAACCGTTAGCAAATTTAGATCCAGCTAGCAGCTTACATACAATTGAACTTATTAAAAATATACATAAGCAATATAATAAAACAATTGTAATTATTGAACATCGAATAGAAGAAATGTTAAATCTGGATTTAGATAAGATCATTTTAATTGATGAAGGGGAAATTGTTGCGATCGACACACCAGAAAGAATTTTAGCGTCAAATATATTACCCTCAATCGGATTAAGAGAACCTATGTACATAGAAGGATTAAAAAGATTACATTTTGATAGTAATAATGACGTAATATATCCACTTGAAAATCTTCATAAGGAAAGTATTAGTGGCGTAATAAAAGAGTGGATGGAGAAAAAAGCTTTTTGTAAAGATACTCCTACAAAAAAAGAATTATTGAAAGTAGAGAATTTATCATTCTCATATCCTAATAAACAAAAAGCATTAGAGAATGTAAATTTATCCATATATGAAGGAGAGATTGTAGCACTTTTGGGCCATAACGGAGCTGGAAAATCAACATTAGCTCATAGTCTTATAGGAATAAACAAAACAAAAAATAGCAGGATTTTAATTGATGGAGTAAATATCAATTCTTGGTCTATACGTAAACGCGGTGAGATTATATCTTATGTCATGCAAAATCCAAATCATATGATTACACAATCTACTGTTATAGAAGAGGTTTCATTCACATTAAAATTAAAAAAGGTTTCAAAGGAAGAAATTAAGTTTAGAGCGGAGGAAGCGTTAAAAATTTGTGGTTTGTATCCATTTCGAAATTGGCCAATTCAGGCGTTAAGTTATGGACAAAAAAAGAGATTAACGATTGCATCTGTACTAACAGCAAATCCAAAACTTATCATATTAGATGAACCGACAGCGGGACAAGATTATTATCATTATAAACAGTTTATGTCGTTTATTAGAAAATTAGCTAAAAAGGGAATATCGTTTATTTTTATCACACACGATATGAATCTTGCATTGGAATATGCAGACAGGGCAATAGTTTTACACGAAGGGAGAATTATTGCGAATCATACCGCGTCCATTGTATTAGGACATCCAGCAACGTTACAAAGAGCGAACTTAAAGGAGAGCTCTTTATTCAAACTCGTTAAATTTAGTGGTATTGCAAATCCTGGAAAATTTATGGAACTTTATTTTGATGATATTAGGAGGGAGGAAGGTGTATAA
- a CDS encoding energy-coupling factor transporter transmembrane component T family protein, which translates to MYNTYFHRMDGAVELLLFIFCMTLTFLFFDFRVLLFLFFIGCIGLVVAKIPFRKIFIVFSVIFTFSLLNSVMILFITPSHGSELTGSYTSFMYIVYATITYETLFYTATLSLKYFTLLPFTLILIYTTNPSEFVSSLSKFRVHYKIIYAINIALRYIPDIQSEYKVIKHAQEARGVAFEKGEASLWIRMKNRILIFWPLIIHSLERIDTVSNAMDLRGFGKKNTRTWFYTNKANSGDFIALFIGVFILITAVYLKLHVFQNFWYPF; encoded by the coding sequence GTGTATAATACATATTTTCATCGCATGGATGGAGCAGTGGAATTGTTATTATTTATTTTTTGTATGACGCTTACTTTTTTATTTTTTGATTTTCGCGTATTGTTATTTTTATTTTTCATTGGATGTATCGGACTTGTAGTTGCTAAAATTCCATTTCGTAAAATTTTTATTGTTTTTAGTGTTATATTTACATTTAGTTTATTAAATTCTGTCATGATTTTATTTATTACACCAAGCCATGGATCTGAATTAACCGGATCGTATACTTCATTTATGTATATTGTATATGCAACAATTACATACGAAACATTATTTTATACAGCTACACTTTCGTTAAAGTATTTTACGTTATTACCATTTACACTTATTTTAATTTATACGACTAATCCAAGCGAATTTGTGAGTAGCTTAAGTAAATTTCGAGTTCATTATAAGATTATTTATGCAATAAATATTGCATTACGTTATATACCTGATATTCAATCTGAATATAAAGTTATTAAACATGCCCAAGAGGCGAGAGGAGTAGCTTTTGAAAAAGGAGAAGCAAGTTTATGGATTCGTATGAAAAACCGTATCTTAATTTTTTGGCCTTTAATTATTCATTCTCTAGAGAGAATCGATACAGTTTCAAATGCAATGGATTTAAGAGGATTTGGAAAGAAGAATACACGTACGTGGTTTTATACAAATAAAGCGAACAGCGGGGATTTCATTGCTTTATTTATAGGTGTTTTTATTTTAATTACTGCAGTATATTTAAAGTTACATGTATTTCAAAATTTCTGGTATCCATTTTAA
- a CDS encoding YjcZ family sporulation protein, with amino-acid sequence MSYGGSCGFGGGFALLVVLFILLIIVGCSCWGGGY; translated from the coding sequence ATGAGTTACGGTGGTTCTTGTGGTTTTGGTGGAGGTTTTGCTTTATTAGTTGTGTTGTTTATTTTATTAATTATCGTTGGATGCAGCTGCTGGGGCGGAGGGTACTAA
- a CDS encoding sensor histidine kinase: MNFVYINQHVLNNLLYILSSIFIFYFIYDSGRYLKKYKKLLIILCTSIPLILCMRYPIYMDENCIHDLRQIPVIIGTLYGGFPVGITLFAILLITRFSFYGFSMLTIVVYGTMFIITAFASAKFNTYNRKIKVTYAMFLTFFLAIFTTVIVLTLSDFEVNNLYIIYFIILPTILMLFVVYFNEVLKDALCMRSKLIKMEKMEIVSQLAASISHEVRNPLTVVKGFTQLLKTPNLTPESRDEYIKHILEELHRAQGIIDDYLTFAKPASEKLDEISVEQELNRVINMILPLCNMNTIHITKDFSMATIVGNKQHFQQCFLNLIKNGIEAMPNGGTLNISSSISNNKVIIRIEDSGIGMSQEQVNRFGEPYFNTKTKGTGLGTMVAVKIIETMQGSLRIRSVVNKGTTLTITFPKCSQNSSDNK, encoded by the coding sequence ATGAACTTTGTGTATATCAATCAACACGTGTTAAATAACCTTTTATACATTTTAAGTAGTATATTTATTTTTTATTTTATATATGATAGCGGGCGCTATTTAAAGAAATATAAAAAACTACTTATTATACTTTGTACGAGTATCCCTCTTATTTTATGTATGCGTTATCCTATCTATATGGATGAAAATTGTATTCATGATTTAAGACAAATACCCGTTATAATAGGTACGCTTTATGGTGGCTTTCCTGTCGGTATAACATTGTTTGCTATTTTATTAATTACAAGATTTTCATTTTATGGATTTAGTATGTTAACAATAGTAGTGTATGGCACAATGTTTATCATTACAGCATTCGCATCCGCAAAATTTAATACGTATAATAGAAAAATCAAAGTAACTTATGCAATGTTTTTAACATTTTTTCTGGCAATATTTACAACTGTAATTGTATTAACTTTATCAGATTTTGAAGTGAATAATTTGTATATTATTTATTTCATAATATTACCAACTATTTTAATGTTGTTTGTCGTTTATTTTAATGAAGTTTTAAAAGATGCATTATGTATGCGATCGAAGTTAATTAAAATGGAAAAAATGGAGATTGTTAGCCAACTCGCTGCTAGTATATCGCACGAAGTAAGAAATCCCTTAACTGTCGTAAAAGGATTTACTCAACTTTTAAAAACACCAAATTTAACTCCAGAATCAAGAGATGAGTATATTAAGCATATACTAGAAGAATTACATCGTGCTCAAGGAATTATTGATGATTATTTAACGTTTGCCAAACCTGCTTCAGAAAAATTAGATGAGATTTCAGTAGAACAAGAGTTAAATCGAGTTATTAATATGATCTTACCTTTATGTAATATGAATACAATACATATTACAAAAGATTTCTCTATGGCAACAATAGTTGGTAATAAACAGCACTTTCAGCAATGTTTTTTAAATTTAATAAAAAATGGTATTGAAGCAATGCCTAATGGCGGTACTTTAAATATCTCCTCATCTATTAGTAATAATAAGGTTATCATACGTATTGAAGATAGCGGAATTGGTATGTCACAAGAGCAAGTAAATCGATTTGGTGAACCGTATTTTAATACAAAAACGAAAGGTACAGGCTTAGGTACAATGGTTGCTGTTAAGATCATTGAAACGATGCAAGGTAGTTTAAGAATCCGAAGCGTCGTTAATAAAGGTACCACTTTAACAATTACATTTCCGAAATGTAGTCAGAACTCATCTGATAACAAATAA
- a CDS encoding serine/threonine protein kinase produces the protein MKDIPVEIQLNQVTFQLKEHHNFDWLLKLGNVFAVFDQQDSGNLSFGVERDGHKKFIKYAGARTIAYEGTMKDAIERLKSSVSLYEELMHDSLIKLIDHFPVQSGYVLIFDWFDGECLHSHWSFPPPDKYKNPNSPFYKFKHLPVIKRIQSLNSIFSFHTYVEKKNYVAIDFYDGSILYDFHTNETKICDIDLYSKKPFVNKMGRLWGSSRFMSPEEFELNAIIDSRTNVFNMGAMAFAILGGGKERSFTEWEASRDLYEIAYRAVNENRTERYASVKEFYEEWVSVSNTKKI, from the coding sequence ATGAAAGATATTCCAGTTGAAATTCAGTTGAATCAAGTTACATTCCAGTTAAAAGAACATCATAATTTTGATTGGCTATTGAAATTAGGAAACGTATTTGCGGTTTTTGACCAACAAGATTCAGGTAACCTATCTTTCGGTGTAGAAAGAGACGGACATAAGAAATTTATTAAATATGCAGGGGCACGAACAATTGCATATGAAGGAACAATGAAAGACGCTATTGAACGCTTAAAAAGTTCAGTTTCCCTATACGAGGAATTAATGCATGACTCACTTATAAAACTAATCGATCATTTTCCAGTTCAATCTGGATATGTATTAATTTTTGATTGGTTTGATGGTGAATGTCTTCATTCGCATTGGAGTTTCCCGCCTCCTGACAAATATAAAAATCCAAACTCTCCATTTTATAAATTTAAGCATTTACCTGTTATAAAACGGATTCAATCTTTAAATTCCATTTTTTCTTTCCATACATATGTCGAAAAGAAAAACTACGTAGCGATAGATTTTTATGACGGTAGTATTTTATATGATTTTCACACAAATGAGACAAAGATTTGTGATATTGATTTATATTCAAAAAAACCATTTGTGAATAAAATGGGAAGATTATGGGGTTCCTCGCGTTTTATGTCTCCTGAAGAATTTGAGCTAAACGCTATAATTGATTCGAGAACAAATGTATTTAATATGGGGGCAATGGCTTTCGCAATTTTAGGTGGTGGAAAAGAGCGCTCCTTTACAGAATGGGAAGCAAGTAGGGATTTATATGAAATAGCGTATCGCGCAGTAAATGAAAACCGAACCGAACGATATGCATCAGTTAAAGAATTTTATGAAGAGTGGGTAAGCGTGTCAAATACTAAAAAGATATAA
- a CDS encoding GrpB family protein: MEQQIVIKPYEKEWHEEYLIEKEKFISLFGEDCIAIEHIGSTSVKGLGAKPLIDMMIGVTDLQIIEKWIDDLLKIGYEYVPKETSNWRFFRKGKWRAGTHHLHVYIYNSDEWKNNLLFRDFLTKHEWARNEYRELKEKLAATYPFDRGSYTSAKAPFIQNIFELAKTQKI, translated from the coding sequence ATGGAACAACAAATCGTTATTAAACCATATGAAAAAGAGTGGCACGAAGAGTATTTAATAGAAAAAGAGAAATTTATTTCTTTATTCGGGGAAGATTGTATTGCTATTGAACATATAGGGAGCACATCTGTAAAAGGGCTAGGAGCGAAACCTTTAATTGATATGATGATTGGCGTAACAGATTTGCAAATTATCGAAAAGTGGATTGATGATCTATTAAAAATTGGATATGAGTATGTTCCAAAAGAAACATCTAATTGGCGTTTTTTTAGAAAGGGAAAATGGAGAGCGGGTACCCATCATTTGCACGTTTATATTTATAATAGTGACGAATGGAAAAACAATCTTTTATTTCGAGACTTTTTAACGAAACATGAGTGGGCACGTAATGAATATAGAGAATTAAAAGAGAAACTTGCAGCTACATATCCTTTTGATCGAGGTTCATATACAAGTGCAAAAGCGCCGTTTATTCAAAATATATTTGAATTGGCTAAAACTCAAAAAATTTAA
- a CDS encoding zinc-binding dehydrogenase, with product MKAIVHQYKKGVEGLENKFLSETHPNAGEVKVKLKAAGLNHRDLFIINNRKEMDLPLVIGSDGAGIVTEIGEGVSADLLQAEVIINPSIGWENIAEVPELPEVLGGPKDGTFAEYVIVPAENVVGKPSYLTWEESGVLALSALTAYRALFTKGRLKCGEHVLIPGIGGGVATFAMLFAKAIGAKVSVTSRVENKRKFAETYGADFSFNSSGNWEESLCGGKVDLIIDSIGPATFIKYFDVLNPNGRIVNFGASSGDKIELPLRALFYNQIDIMGTSMGSREEFDEMIRFIEKYKIKPIIDKVYSLEEAIQALSRMEQGEQFGNIALRME from the coding sequence ATGAAAGCAATTGTACATCAATATAAAAAAGGGGTAGAGGGATTAGAAAATAAATTCTTATCTGAAACACATCCTAATGCCGGGGAAGTAAAAGTAAAGTTAAAAGCAGCAGGATTAAATCATAGGGATTTATTTATTATAAACAATAGAAAAGAAATGGATCTACCGTTAGTAATAGGATCAGATGGTGCAGGTATTGTTACAGAAATAGGAGAAGGTGTTTCAGCTGATTTATTACAAGCCGAGGTTATTATTAATCCTAGTATTGGATGGGAGAATATCGCCGAAGTACCAGAGTTACCAGAGGTATTAGGGGGACCAAAAGATGGAACGTTTGCTGAATATGTAATAGTGCCCGCTGAAAATGTAGTGGGAAAACCGTCATATCTTACTTGGGAAGAGTCTGGCGTTTTGGCTTTATCGGCACTGACTGCATATAGAGCGCTTTTTACAAAGGGTAGATTGAAGTGTGGAGAACATGTTTTAATTCCGGGGATAGGCGGCGGTGTAGCGACATTTGCCATGTTATTTGCAAAAGCAATTGGCGCAAAAGTAAGTGTTACGTCAAGGGTAGAAAACAAAAGAAAGTTTGCCGAAACATATGGCGCAGACTTTTCTTTTAATAGTTCTGGAAATTGGGAAGAGAGTTTATGCGGAGGAAAAGTAGATTTAATAATTGATAGTATAGGTCCAGCAACATTCATAAAATACTTTGATGTATTAAACCCAAATGGGAGAATTGTTAATTTTGGTGCAAGTTCAGGAGATAAAATAGAATTACCTTTAAGAGCGTTATTTTATAACCAAATTGATATTATGGGAACATCTATGGGTAGCCGTGAGGAATTTGATGAAATGATTAGGTTTATAGAGAAATATAAGATTAAACCAATTATAGATAAAGTTTATTCGTTGGAAGAAGCAATTCAAGCGTTGAGCCGTATGGAGCAGGGAGAACAGTTCGGTAATATCGCTCTACGTATGGAATAA
- a CDS encoding penicillin-binding protein: MHKLQTNKGARYFMIAFIVLFLIMLLRFFYIQAVGVVHNVNVKDLATEQHNKNGILEANRGTIYDQAGKVLVQDSTTYRVVVNLKGNGKLKNKDETAAQLADALEINKEDVLKNFHEGRTQVEIGKVGRNLTREKKEQIRKLKIPGVSFMPEKARVYPNEDFASYILGFARPDDKGNTEGKFGLEKSLDKYLRSTNGNIEYVGGRGGIPLTNDIGKIEPAKHGNNVYLTLDKQINSFLEEAMNKAQDHYDPSMLLGIIADPKTGKVLAMSSKPSFNPNKGDIEYFLNDPIANAYEPGSTMKVFTLAAAINEGVYNGKEYFQSGKYAVGSSDIKDHNGGFGWGSITFDEGFERSSNVAFSILEDQLLKPNKFKQYMNKFGFNQKTGIDLPGESKNTLLLNTQIQQVTTSFGQGSTVTPIQLIQAATAIANDGKMMQPYIVDKVVNPTNKQVIMENQPKEIGNPIKKETADKVRDLMERVITSSKGTGTMYKVDGYPIGGKTGTAQIPNPENGRYMEGKENYIFSFLGMAPIDDPELIVYLAIKQPKLKGDEYGAQPLAEIFKPVVKNSLEYLKVRPYTEKQMADATEKSQLKVQNYVNQSMGTVENNVKKEKLQPITLGEGKIIKQYPQSGEVMSEGDRIFLLGKNATMPNLQGWSMRDVMYFSKLLKLDLKTSGTGYVTSQSIKKGQAIQEGDVLELELEPPLQPLTEANTN, translated from the coding sequence ATGCATAAACTTCAAACGAATAAAGGCGCGCGCTATTTTATGATTGCTTTTATTGTTTTGTTTCTTATTATGCTTTTGCGTTTTTTCTATATTCAAGCCGTAGGGGTCGTACATAATGTGAATGTAAAGGATCTTGCAACTGAACAACATAATAAAAATGGTATTTTGGAAGCAAATCGTGGCACAATATATGATCAAGCTGGAAAAGTCTTAGTTCAAGATTCCACAACGTATCGTGTTGTTGTGAATTTGAAAGGTAATGGCAAATTGAAAAATAAAGATGAAACCGCAGCGCAATTAGCTGATGCGCTTGAAATTAATAAAGAAGATGTGTTAAAGAATTTCCATGAAGGGCGTACGCAAGTTGAAATTGGAAAAGTTGGTCGAAATTTAACGAGAGAAAAGAAAGAACAAATTAGAAAGTTAAAAATCCCGGGTGTATCTTTTATGCCTGAGAAAGCAAGGGTGTATCCGAATGAAGATTTTGCATCTTATATACTTGGTTTTGCTAGACCAGACGATAAAGGAAATACAGAAGGGAAATTTGGACTTGAAAAAAGTTTGGATAAATATTTGCGCTCGACAAACGGGAATATAGAGTATGTGGGAGGGCGAGGAGGTATCCCGCTTACAAATGATATAGGAAAAATAGAACCTGCTAAACATGGAAATAACGTATATCTTACACTTGATAAACAAATTAATAGTTTTTTAGAAGAAGCGATGAATAAGGCGCAAGATCACTATGATCCTTCTATGCTATTAGGTATCATAGCGGATCCAAAGACGGGGAAAGTGTTAGCTATGTCTAGTAAACCTAGTTTTAACCCTAATAAAGGGGATATTGAATACTTTTTAAATGATCCAATTGCCAATGCATATGAACCAGGTTCAACGATGAAAGTATTTACGTTAGCTGCAGCAATTAATGAAGGGGTATATAACGGAAAAGAATATTTCCAATCCGGAAAATATGCAGTTGGTTCATCTGATATAAAAGATCATAATGGTGGATTTGGATGGGGATCTATTACATTTGATGAAGGTTTTGAAAGATCATCAAACGTAGCTTTTTCTATTTTAGAAGATCAGTTATTAAAACCAAATAAATTTAAGCAATATATGAACAAATTTGGTTTCAATCAAAAAACTGGAATAGATTTACCTGGTGAAAGTAAAAATACTTTACTATTAAATACACAAATTCAACAAGTAACAACTTCTTTCGGACAAGGTTCTACAGTAACTCCAATTCAATTAATCCAAGCCGCTACTGCTATAGCAAATGACGGGAAAATGATGCAACCCTATATCGTTGACAAAGTTGTAAATCCAACAAACAAACAAGTTATTATGGAAAATCAACCGAAAGAAATTGGGAATCCGATAAAAAAAGAGACAGCGGACAAGGTAAGAGACTTAATGGAGCGTGTTATTACGTCTTCAAAAGGTACTGGTACAATGTATAAAGTGGATGGTTACCCAATAGGAGGTAAGACAGGAACAGCTCAAATTCCCAATCCTGAAAATGGACGATACATGGAAGGAAAAGAAAATTATATTTTTTCATTTTTAGGTATGGCTCCGATTGATGACCCGGAGTTAATTGTATACTTGGCAATTAAACAACCAAAGTTAAAGGGAGACGAGTATGGAGCTCAGCCGCTTGCAGAAATATTTAAACCAGTTGTGAAAAATAGCCTTGAATATTTAAAGGTGAGACCATACACAGAAAAACAAATGGCCGATGCAACGGAAAAATCCCAATTAAAAGTGCAAAACTATGTGAATCAATCAATGGGTACGGTAGAGAATAATGTAAAAAAAGAGAAGCTCCAACCAATAACTTTAGGAGAAGGAAAAATAATAAAACAATATCCGCAGTCTGGCGAAGTAATGAGTGAAGGAGATCGAATATTTTTATTAGGAAAAAACGCTACAATGCCCAATTTACAAGGTTGGTCCATGCGTGATGTGATGTATTTTTCTAAACTATTAAAATTAGATTTAAAAACTTCAGGTACGGGATATGTAACAAGTCAAAGTATCAAAAAAGGACAAGCTATACAAGAAGGCGATGTATTAGAACTAGAATTAGAGCCACCGTTACAACCGTTAACAGAGGCAAATACAAATTAA
- a CDS encoding MFS transporter — MKNLLKDWKYPLLLLSGVGIANLGAWIYLIALNVLVYHMGGSALAVATLYVIKPLAALFTNAWSGSMIDRLNKRKLMIHLDIYRAVCIAILPLLPSLWMVYVFVFFISMANAIYEPTAMTYMTKLIPVEQRQRFNSLRSLIGSGASVIGPAIAGALLIASTPEFAIYMNAIAFLLSGVITLLLPNLDKKFDSHTSNDTLSLAVLKKDWNIVLNFSKKSLYIVFVYFLFQGMMVLAAANDSLELSFAKEVLLLTDSEYGFLVSIAGAGFILGAITNAILSKKLTPSLLIGIGSLFIAIGYIIYAFSNEFLIAAIGFFILSFSMAYANTGFNTFYQNNVPVHIMGRIGSIYGLFIAGITILITILFGVATQFISIQLVVIIGSLVMLFITIILCVFTLLPSHSKVHSSESIHSK, encoded by the coding sequence ATGAAAAACTTACTTAAAGATTGGAAATATCCTTTATTACTACTGTCCGGAGTTGGTATTGCAAATTTAGGGGCATGGATTTACTTAATAGCACTGAATGTACTTGTCTATCATATGGGTGGTTCAGCCTTAGCTGTTGCTACTTTATATGTAATTAAACCATTGGCTGCTTTATTTACAAACGCTTGGTCAGGAAGTATGATTGATCGTTTAAATAAACGAAAATTAATGATCCACCTCGATATATATCGCGCGGTATGTATCGCTATTTTACCTTTACTTCCATCACTTTGGATGGTTTATGTATTTGTATTCTTTATTAGTATGGCAAATGCAATTTATGAGCCAACTGCGATGACGTATATGACGAAATTAATACCAGTGGAACAAAGACAACGTTTCAACTCATTACGTAGTTTAATAGGATCTGGGGCTTCTGTAATTGGTCCAGCGATAGCGGGGGCATTGTTAATAGCAAGTACACCAGAGTTTGCTATATATATGAATGCTATAGCATTTCTCTTATCAGGAGTAATTACATTGCTGCTACCTAATCTTGATAAAAAATTTGATAGTCATACATCAAATGACACATTATCTTTAGCTGTACTAAAAAAAGATTGGAACATCGTTTTAAATTTTAGTAAAAAATCTTTGTATATCGTTTTCGTGTACTTCTTATTCCAAGGGATGATGGTGTTAGCTGCCGCAAATGATTCACTTGAATTGTCATTTGCGAAAGAAGTTTTATTGTTAACAGATAGTGAATATGGCTTTTTAGTTAGTATTGCTGGAGCTGGATTTATTTTAGGAGCAATAACAAATGCAATTTTATCAAAAAAACTAACACCTTCATTGTTAATTGGTATAGGATCATTATTCATCGCAATCGGTTATATCATTTATGCTTTTTCAAATGAGTTTTTAATAGCTGCTATCGGATTTTTTATTTTATCTTTCTCTATGGCATATGCAAATACAGGGTTTAATACCTTTTATCAAAATAATGTCCCTGTCCATATAATGGGACGGATTGGGAGCATATATGGATTATTTATTGCAGGTATCACCATTTTAATTACGATTTTGTTCGGAGTTGCCACTCAATTTATTTCTATACAACTTGTGGTTATTATAGGTTCTTTAGTAATGTTATTTATTACTATCATCTTGTGTGTGTTTACTTTATTGCCATCACATTCTAAAGTGCATTCTTCTGAATCAATACATTCGAAATAA